The Enterobacter asburiae sequence CCCGTCCACCAGCGGGTAGCGGTAAGAGAACGGCTGCGCCATCAGCACCATCGCTTCATAACAGGCGCTGTCGCCGTGCGGATGGTATTTACCCAGTACGTCACCAACGGTACGGGCGGATTTCTTGAACTTGGCGGTGGCGTTCAGCCCCAGCTCGGACATCGCGTAGACGATGCGGCGCTGAACGGGCTTCAGGCCATCCCCGATAAACGGTAACGCCCTGTCCATGATGACGTACATGGAGTAGTTCAGGTAGGCGTTTTCCGTGAATTCATGTAGCGCGAGGCGCTCTGCCATATCGCTCATTACGTGTGATTCCTCAACTCAGAAACCGAAGGGTTTCAGGCAATATTGCCGCAGATACTACCTCATCTGATGAATTGAGTCACAAAGAAAAAGGGCCGCATAAGCGGCCCTTTTCGGGTTATTTGTTCAGCTTGATGACCTGCTTCACGTCGATTTCAAATTCGTTCCAGTCTTTGTCGACTTTACCCTGCAGTTCGACTTTATCCTGCGGGGTCACGGTCACGCCGTTCCAGCGCTTGTGATCAATCTCGACCACTACCGTGCCGGACTCGTCGCGGAAGGTGTAGCGGTCATCGGACAGGCGCTCGGTAATGTTCCCGCGCAGCTTGACCCAGGCGTCGTCCTTCAGATCTTTGACTTTAGCCGCGGTGGTGAGGTTGGCGTTGTTATCGACAAAACCGCCCTGCTGGGTTTGCGTCTGGGTCTGTGTAGCGGATGGGCCAGTGAAACCGCCCTGAGCAGCAAAGACCGGCGCGGTGGTCATCATCATGATGGCAGCAATTGCAGCGAATTTTTTCATCGTAATCTCTCCCTTTAATGTCGTTTCACAATCCATTAAACAGGGTAAACCTTAACAACTTCTTAAGGGGAAAATTTATTTATTTTTACTGTACAGCAGGCGCTTGCAGAGGGTTTACTGACGGCATCAAGGAGGGAACATGCGCATTTTACTGGTAGAAGACGACAGGTTAATCGGTGATGGCATCAAAGCGGGCTTAAGCAAACTGGGCTTTAGCGTGGACTGGTTTACCGACGGGAAAACCGGACAGGCCGCGCTCGCCTCTGCGCCCTATGATGCCGTCGTGCTTGATCTGACCCTGCCGGAACTGGACGGTCTGGACATCCTGCGCGCCTGGCGCGAAAGCGGGCGCAGCGAGCCGGTGCTGATCCTGACGGCGCGGGATGCGCTGAACCAGCGCGTCGAGGGGCTGCGCCTCGGGGCAGACGATTATCTCTGTAAGCCGTTCGCGCTGATCGAGGTGGCTGCCCGCCTGGAAGCGCTGGTGCGCCGCAGCCACGGCCAGACGCGCAGCGAGTTGCGCCACGGCAAGGTGACGCTCGACCCGGCAAGCCTCATCGCCACGCTGGAGGGCGAAACGGTGACGCTTAAACCGAAAGAGTTCGCCCTGCTGGAGCTGTTAATGCGTAACGCGGGCCGGGTGCTGCCACGCAAGCTCATCGAGGAAAAGCTTTATACCTGGGACGATGACGTCTCCAGCAACGCCGTGGAAGTCCATGTTCATCATTTACGCCGCAAGCTCGGGAGCGAGTTTATCCGCACCGTGCACGGCATCGGCTATACCCTGGGTGACGCATGAAGCTGAGCCTGAAGCTGCGCCTGACGCTTCTCTTTTTAGCGCTGTCTCTGACGGCCTGGTTTGCCGCCAGCCTGGTGGCGTGGCAGCAGACTACCCACAAGCTCGATAAGCTGTTCGATACGCAGCAGATGCTGTTTGCCAAACGGCTGCTGACGATGGATCTTGACGAGATCCGCGCGCCGGAGCGCATGCGCGAGGTGCCGAAAAAGGCCAAACACGGGCATCTGGACGATGACGCGCTGGCCTTCGCTATTTACGCTTCAGATGGCACGATGATCCTTAACGACGGCGAAAACGGGCGCGATATTCCGTATCACTATCGTCGCGACGGCTTTGATGACGGACGGCTTCAGGATGACAACGACGAATGGCGCTTTTTATGGCTGACGTCGCCAGACGGAAAATACCGCGTGGTGGTCGGCCAGGAGTGGGAGTACCGGCAGGATATGGCGCTGGACGTGGTCAGCTCGCAGCTGACGCCGTGGCTGGTGGCGCTGCCGGTGATGCTGCTGTTGCTTATTGTCCTGCTGAGCCGGGAGCTAAAGCCCCTGAAAAAGCTGGCCCAGACCCTGCGTTCCCGCTCGCCGGACGCTACCGACGCCCTGCACACTCAGGACGTGCCTGCGGAGGTGCGCCCCCTGCTCGACTCGCTGAACCATCTTTTTGCGCGTACCCAGGAGATGATGGCCCGCGAGCGCCGCTTCACCTCCGACGCCGCCCACGAGCTGCGCAGCCCGCTGGCCGCGCTGAAGGTGCAAACCGACGTGGCACAGCTTTCTCAGGACGATCCGCAGGCGCAGGAAAAAGCGCTGGCGCAGCTGCACGCGGGTATCGACCGCGCCTCCCGGCTGGTGGATCAGCTCCTTACCCTGTCGCGCCTGGACTCGCTGGATAGCCTGGACGGCGTAGAACAGATAGCAATGGCCGACCTGCTGCAGTCTGCGGTGATGGATATCTACCCTTCGGCGCAGCAGGCGGGTATTGATATTCGTCTGAACATCAACGCGCCGGAGGTGACTCGCACCGGTCAGCAGCTGCTTCTGAGCCTGCTGGCGCGTAACCTGCTGGATAACGCCACCCGTTACAGCCCGTGCGGCAGCGTGGTAGACGTGACGCTGAACACCCGTAGCTTCACCGTGCGCGACAACGGCCCGGGCATTTCACCCGATGCGCTGGCGCGTCTCGGCGAGCGGTTTTATCGTCCGCCGGGTCAGGACGCAACGGGCAGCGGGCTGGGATTATCCATTGTGAAACGCATTGCCGCGCTGCACGGCATGCGCGTCTCGCTGGGCAATGCGCCTGAAGGCGGCTTTGACGTGAAGGTCAGCTGGTAAGGGATTATTGCACTACGCGCAAAAGACTTTGCACATTTTGCTCATTTTTCCGCTCCGCCCTCGCGCGTAGAATACCGGACATACTCTCAGCATCGAGGACAAAAAATGAGCAATATTCTGATTATCAACGGCGCAAAAGAATTTGCGCACTCTAAAGGCCAGCTTAATGACACCCTGACCGAGGTCGCGGACGGTTTCCTGCGCGACGCCGGGCATGATGTTAAGGTCGTACGTGCGGACAGCAACTATGACGTGAAGGCCGAAGTGCAGAACTTCCTGTGGGCCGACGTGGTGATCTGGCAGATGCCGGGCTGGTGGATGGGCGCGCCGTGGACCGTGAAAAAGTACATGGACGACGTATTCACCGAAGGTCACGGTTCGCTGTATGCCAGCGACGGCCGCACCCGTTCAGACGCGTCTAAAAAATACGGCTCCGGCGGCCTGATTCAGGGAAAAAAATATATGCTCTCCCTCACCTGGAACGCTCCTCTGGAAGCCTTCACCGAAAAAGATCAGTTCTTCGAGGGCGTGGGCGTCGACGGCGCGTACCTGCCGTTCCACAAGGCGAATCAGTTCCTGGGCATGGATCCGCTGCCGACCTTTATCGTTAACGACGTGATTAAAATGCCGGACGTCCCGAGCTATATCGCAGAATATCGCAAGCATCTCGCGAAAATTTTTGCTTAACTGGTAGCCTGGAATTAAAGGAGTAGTAACCATGCTTACAGTAATCGCAGAAATCCGTACTCGTCCAGGTCAACATCACCGCCAGGCGGTGCTGGATCAGTTCGCGAAAATCATCCCAACCGTACTGAAAGAAGAAGGCTGCCACGGCTACGCGCCGATGGTTGACGCCGCTACCGACGCGAGCTTCCAGTCCACCGCGCCAGACTCCATTATCATGGTTGAGCAGTGGGAAACCGTCGCGCACCTTGAAGCGCACCTGCAGACCGCGCACATGAAAGCCTGGAGCGATGCGGTGAAGGGTGACGTGCTGGAGACCCACATCCGTATTCTGGAGCAAGGGGTTTAAAACCTGCCTTCCCTCTCCTTCCGGGGAGGGAAATCTCTCTGACCTGCTATGCTTATTCTGACTTCATGATTAACAGGAGGATGGAATGGGTCTTTTTAACTTCGTAAAAGAAGCAGGCGAAAAGCTATGGGATAACCTGACCGACCATAAAGGTCAGAGCGACAAAATCACCGAGCACCTCAAGAAACTCAACATTCCCGGTTCAGACAAAGTTCAGGTTAACGTTACCGACGGCAAAGCCAGCGTGACGGGCGACGGGCTGACCCAGGAGCAGAAGGAAAAAATCCAGGTTGCCGTCGGGAACATCGCGGGCGTCAGCGAGGTGGAGAACAACATCACCACGACCGATGCCAAAGATGAAGCCACCTACTACACGGTGAAATCCGGCGATACCCTGAGCGCTATCTCCAAAACCGTGTACGGCGATGCTAACCAGTACAATAAGATTTTTGAGGCTAACCGCCCGATGCTCTCCAGCCCGGATAAAATCTATCCTGGCCAGACGCTGCGTATTCCTAAAGCGTGATCCGCGAGCCGGGGAAATCAGCTGCTTTTCTTCCCCGGTTTTAACCCACGATGTAACTCGTTGATGCGCTTCATCGACTTGATGGTGCGCTGCGGCTCGGTGGAGGCCACGGATAAAATAATCATCTCCAGACACAGCAACACCGTGCCGTGGAGCGGGATTTTACCTTTCTCGCCGCCGCGTGGGACGTGGATCACCACGCTGGCCTCTTTGCTGAATCGCGAGTCGGTGGCATTGGTCAGCAAAATCGTGGGAATACCCAGCCGTTTTGCTTCGCGCAGCGTGGTTTGCCCTTCCCGGTGCGCGGATTTTTGCGCCATCATGATCAGCACATCCCCGCGCTGGAGCCCGATCAGCTGCTCGGCCAGCCCTATTCCGGTACGGTTAAGCGGCGTGGCGGGTAGCCCCATCCGGCTAAAGAGTCTGGCGGTGTATTCGGCCAAAATCCCGGACGCGCCAATTCCAAATATGGCGACCTGCCTCGCCTGCGCCAGCAGCGAGACCGCCTGCGCCATCGCGAAGCGGTTATGGGGTTCAGACAACACTTCACAGGTATGCTGATGCCCCTCCAGCACGAAATCAATGCTCGCATTGACGTCGCTGGTCAGCGTATTTACCGTGGTGGAGATCTTTTCGCTGGAGGTCACGACCGGGCCAAACCACTGCTCCAGCGTCTGCTTCAGATCGCGCAGCCCGGCAAAACCCAGCGCCTGGATGGCGCGAACGACGGTGGCATCCGACGTTTTCAGCAGCGTCGCGATCTCCATTGCCGTCTGTTCCATCACCGCTTCCCGATTTTCATTGATATAGCGCGCCACCTGCAGCAGCCGAGGCGTGAGCTGGTGCGATCGCGAGCGGAGGCGGTCCCCGAAGAGATCAACTTTACGGCTCATCGTGACGCCTCCGGCAGCGGACGTCCGGCAATGTGCGACTGCACCTGCGCGGCCATCAGCCCTAACGAGGCGAACGAGTTCGAGATGGCCTCTTCACGCGAGATCAGCACGTAATGTCCGGTCCGACAGGCATTCAGGAACTGGCACCAGCCCGGCATCACTGCATCCATTGCTGCCAGCTCATCCTGCGGTTTGCCGCCCGTATCCCCGCGCCAGGTGGCGAAAACGAAATCGGCATCCAGTTCCGGCAGCCGCTCGGCGCTGACGTCAATGCGCCCCCCTTCCGGGATGGACTCAATCAGCGGCGGGAAGGTGAACCCGGCATCACGCAGCACGCGCCCCAGCGAGTGGTAGCTGTGCATGGCGTTGATTTTCCCCTGATTGGCCTGAATTACCGACATGCTCACCTTGCGGGTATCAATCGTCGCTTTCAGCGCCTTAATTTGCTCCTGATAGCGCCGCTCCAGAATCCTGAGCCGCGCCTGCGTTCCTGTCAGCTGCGCCAGCTTGCGGTAGATCTCCGGCGCGCCGCCGTCGAGATGATCGATGCTCACCGTCGGGGCAATTTTCTCCAGCTGTTCCACCGGGGTGTTGCGCGTCGGCTCGGTAACGATCAGGTCCGGTTTTGCGGCGGCAATGGCTTCGATATCGATATCCGCAGTGCCGATAAACTTGATGTCGGAATTATCGAAGTCGACGCCGGTCAACATGCCGCTGGAACGCAAGAAATGGCTGCCGTCCGGCCGGGTACGGCCATGGCTCGCCACCGGCGGTACGCCAAGCTCAATTAACGGAATGGTAATGTCCAGGTCGTGTAACGAGACGATCCGTTTCGGATGCACCGGCACCACCACCTTACGGTTCAGGTCGTCAGTAAACGTCTGCGTCGGCTCGGCCGCGCTCGCCGCAAACCCCACCAGCAACAGCATCGAAAACAGTATGCGCATGTTAACCCTCTAAAATCTGTCCCGACGCTGCCAGAGCAGCAGCAGGAAAAACGGTCCGCCAATCAGTGAAATCACAATTCCCGCCGGCAACTGCAGCGGGAGGAATGCCAGCCGCCCGACGTTATCCGCCAGCAGCACCAGCAGCGCCCCCAGCACGGCGCTACCCGTCAGGAGCGCCGTTTGCCCGCCGCGGAGCAGCAGGCGCGCCATATGCGGCGCAATCAGCCCGACAAAACCAATGCTCCCCACGCAGGAGACGCAGGCCGCCGTCAGCACTACCGGGGCGAGAACCCTTAGAAGCGCCAGCCGCTGTGTGCGCACGCCAAGGCCCGCGGCGACGTGGTTGCCGAGCAGCGCCACGTCGGCAGCGCGGGCGGTAAGCAGCAGCAGCGCAAACGCCGGAAGCGTCCAGACAGCGGCAATGCAAACCAGCGTCCAGTTTGCGGCGTGCAGGCTGCCCGCCAGCCACAGCATTGCCGTCTGCACGTCGCGCACGTCCGCCGTGGTCATAAAAACGCCCATTGCGGCGGCAAAGACCCACGACACGCCGATGCCGATCAGGATGAATCGCGGACGTGAGATATCGCGCGCCAGGGCCATCACCAGCAGCGCGGTGAGCAGCCCCCCGGCCATGCCGACCAGCGGCCGCCAGGCCAGGCCCAGCGCCGGGAACTGAAATATCAGCAGCAGTACCGCCGCGCTACAGCCCTCTTTCACCCCGATAAGCCCCGGATCGGCCAGGCCATTTCGGGTAATAGACTGCATTGCCGCCCCCGCCATACCGAGCATCCCACCGCACAGCGCCGCCATAAGCAGGCGCGGCAGGCGGATATCCATCACGATATAGCGCGCCTCCGCCGTCAGGCTTTCTGGATAAAACAGCGCACGCCCGATGGCGGAAGTCGGGATGGGCAGAGAACCATGCGTCAGGCCAAAACCTACCAGCAAGCAGGCTGCCAGCGTCAGCACGGCCAGATACGCCAACGCCTTTGGACGGACCAACGCCGAGAAGGCGCCAACCCGAAGCGCACGCAGTCCGGCACGGTTCATTTGAACATCCTCGAGGCCATGAAGATAAAGACGGGGGCGCCAACCAGCGCGGTCATGATGCCGGTTGCCAGCTCCCAGGGCGAAAACAGCGTGCGGGCAGCGATATCCGCCAGCAGCAGAACCAGCGCCCCGCACAGGGCGGACAGCGGCACCATCACGCGCAGATCGACCGACACCAGACGGCGGACGAGCTGCGGCACCACGAGCCCGATAAAGCCGATCGGCCCGGCAATGGAGACTGCCGCACCGCAGAGCAGCGCGATGGCCAGCAGAGCGAACAGCCGGGTTTTCAGCAGCGATACGCCAAGCCCCTGCGCCATTCTGTCGCCCAGCGCCAGCATGTTGAGCGAGGGCGACAGCCAGAGCGCCAGCGCAAAGCCCACGCCAGCCACCCACAGGGCAGCGGCAATCGTTTCACCGCTGACCCCCGCCAAATCCCCCGCCAGCCAGGTGCGCATGGCGAGCAGCGTCTGTTCATCCAGGATGAGCACCGTGGCGGTAATTGACGAGACAAATGCCGACATCGCCACGCCGCACAGCGTGACTTTCATCGGCGTAAGCCCGGTGCGTCCGGACGAGGAGAACGTGAGCACCAGCAGAAACAGCGCCGCGGCTCCGGCGGCGGCAATCAGCGGGCGCCCAAACGGCAGCGTCATCCCCAGCGCGCTCGTCAGCACCACAGCCAGTGCTGCCCCGGCGTTGAGCCCCAGAATATGCGGTTCGCCGAGCGGGTTGCGGATCGTGGATTGCAGCAGCACGCCCGCCACGCCGAGCGCGGCGCCCGTCACCATCGCGGCGCAGAGGCGCAGCAGTCTGAGTTTGATAATGACGTTATGATCGAAATTACGCGGATCGAAGTGGAAGAGTGCTTCCACCACCGTTTGCGGGGCGATAAGGCGGGCGCCGATCCCCAGATGGGCAATCGCGCCCGTTGCCAGCAGCACGGCGAAAATCAGGAAAGCCAGAGAGGTGCGCATCATGGCTGTTTTGCGACCTGGCGAAACGGCATAAAGAACGGTTTACCGGTCAGCGGATTGATGGACATATGTACGTCGACATCAAACACCGCTTTAATAAGCTCAGGCGTGCAGGCGTCTCCCTCATGCAGTACGCCCTCAACTTTTCCCTGGCGTAAAAAGACCAGCGAATCGCCGTAGTTTACGGCGAAGTTAAGATCGTGCAGTACCACCACCACGGTACGTCCATGCTCGCGCGTCAGCGTATGCAGCAGTTCGAGGATCTCCACCTGATAGCGAAGATCGAGGAACGTGGTGGGTTCATCCAGCAGGATATACGGCGTTTGCTGCGCCAGCGCCATGGCGATCCAGCAGCGCTGACGCTGGCCGCCGGACAGGCTTTCCACGGGCATGTGGGCAAACTCTGCCGTACCGGTCAGGCGCAGGGCCTCTTCCACCGCCTGCTCGTCCTCGTCGCTCCACTGGCGCATAACGTTCTGCCAGGGAAAACGCCCGCGCGAGACCAGCTCAAAGACGGTTAACCCTTCCGGCAGCAGCGGAGACTGCGGCAGGATGCCAAGCTGGCGGGCGACGGCTTTCGTCGGCTGCGCGTGGATCGCCTTGCCGTCGAGAACCGCCGCGCCGCCAAGCGGCTGGAGCAAACGCGCGATGGTACTCAGCAGCGTGGATTTTCCGCAGCCGTTCGCCCCCACCAGAACGGTGATTTTCTGCTGGGGGATCGCAAGGGAAATATCATCAACGATGATTTTTTTCTGATAACCGGCAGAAAGATTCTCCAGAACCAGTCCCGGTTTTGTCGTGTTGTGAGCCACGTGCATGCCAACGTAATAAAAAAGGGAAACAAATATAAATAAAAATCATTCTCTTTTGAGAGTTTGAGGCCGCGCCATGTAGTAGTCAAGAGAAGAAACACCCTGAATAAACCAGGGGTAACGGAGCGTTACTACACTGACCGGTAAAACATCAAGTGCTTAATTTTCAATTATTTAATTGGTTATTACTACGCTTTTCCGTTACGTTTCATAGATGTAGCCGATTTTTATCTTTTTTCATTTACTACTACATTTCCGCATGATTGAATGATTCTCAATTACATGTTCGATGCCGGTTCTGGCTAACGAGCAGACCATAAAGGGCAATGACTCACACGTTCTTCCGTGAATATGCTTCACGGATATTTTGGGATAAAAGATGTAATGGCTACGTTCACACCTTCACTCTCTGGGGTAAAAGGGCGCGCGCTCTTTTCACTGCTGTTTATGGCGCCGCTGGTGCAGGCAGCAGACACCACGGCTAAAGACGGCGAAACGCTTACCGTCACCGCCGATCCAAATACTACGGCGGAGGCCACCAACGGCTACCAGCCGCTGAACACCTCCACCGCCACGCTGACCAACATGCCGATGCTGGATATCCCGCAGGTGGTGAATACCGTCAGCGATAAGGTGCTGGCGGATCAGCACGCCACCACGCTGGATGAAGCGCTCTATAACGTCAGCAACGTGGTGCAGACCAACACCCTGGGCGGTACGCAGGATGCCTTTGTACGCCGCGGGTTTGGCGCAAACCGCGACGGCTCGATCATGACTAACGGCCTGCGCACCGTCCTGCCGCGCAGCTTTAACGCCGCAACCGAACGCGTGGAGGTGCTCAAAGGCCCGGCCTCGACGCTTTACGGCATTCTCGATCCGGGCGGCCTGATTAACGTCGTCACGAAGCGGCCGGAGAAGACCTTCGGAGGCTCGATTTCTGCCACCTCTTCCAGCTTTGGCGGCGGCACCGGACAGGTCGATGTTACCGGCCCGATTGAGGGCACGCGCCTGGCGTATCGCCTCACGGGCGAGTATCAGGACGAGGACTACTGGCGCAACTTCGGCAACGAACGCAGCACGTTTATCGCCCCGTCGCTGACCTGGTTCGGCGACGATGCCACCGTGACCGTGCTCTATTCGCATCGCGACTATAAGACGCCGTTCGATCGCGGAACGATTTTCGATCTCAACACCAAACAGCCAGTGAATGTCGATCGCAAAACCCGCTTTGACGAGCCGTTTAACGTGACCGACGGGCAGTCCGATCTCGCTCAGCTTAACGCGGAGTATCGCCTCAACAGCCAGTGGACCGCGAAGTTCGACTACAGCTACACCCAGGATAAATACAGCGACAACCAGGCCCGCGTTATGGCCTACGATTCAAAAACCGGCACCCTGACCCGCCGGGTGGATGCGACCCAGGGCTCGACCCAGCGCATGCACAGCACCCGTGCGGATCTGCAGGGCAACGTGGATATCGCGGGCTTTTATAATGAGATCCTCACCGGCGTGTCGTATGAAAATTACGATCTGCTGCGCACGGACATGATGCGCTGTAAGAACGTCAAAGGTTTCAATATCTATAATCCGGTTTACGGCAAACTCGACGAGTGTACAACCGTCTCCGCCGCTGACAGCGACCAGACGCTCAAGCAGGAGAGCTACTCGGCCTACGCGCAGGATGCCCTGTACCTGACGGATAAATGGATCGCCGTCGCCGGGCTACGCTACCAGTATTACACCCAGTACGCGGGCAAAGGCCGTCCGTTTAACGTCAATACCGACAGCCGCGACGAGCAGTGGACGCCAAAGCTGGGGCTGGTTTACAAACTGACGCCAGCAGTCTCGCTGTTTGCCAACTACTCGCAGACGTTTATGCCGCAGTCGTCCATTGCGAGCTACATTGGCGACCTGCCGCCGGAAACGTCGAATGCGTATGAAGTGGGCGCAAAGTTTGACCTGTGCGAAGGTGTTACCGCCAACATTGCGCTGTTTGATATTCACAAGCGCAACGTGCTGTACACTGAAAGCATTGGGGGCGAAACCATCGCCAAAACCGCGGGCCGCGTGCGCTCTCAGGGCGTAGAGGTGGATCTTGCGGGGTCGCTGACGGAGAACACCAACATTATCGCCAGCTACGGCTATACCGACGCGAAAGTGCTGGAGGACCCGGATTACGCGGGTAAACCGCTGCCGAACGTGCCGCGCCACACCGGCTCCCTGTTCCTGACCTACGATATTCACAATGCGTTTGCCGGGAATACCCTGACGCTCGGCGGCGGCGGGCACGGCGTTAGCCGTCGCTCGGCAACCAACGGTGCGGATTATTATCTGCCGGGCTATTTCGTAGCGGATGCGTTTGCGGCGTATAAGATGAAGCTGCAGTATCCGGTGACGCTGCAGGTGAACGTGAAAAACCTGTTTGATAAGACCTACTACACGTCGTCCATTGCGACCAACAACCTGGGCAACCAGATTGGCGATCCGCGCGAGGTGCAGTTTACGGTGAAGATGGAGTTTTGACGTAAAAAAGCCCGGTGTCGCTAGCGCTTACCGGGCCTACGATCCATCCCCTCTCCCTGGGGGAGAGGGTTAGGGTGAGGGCATCAGGCCTCGATATCCGCCATATCGCCTTTCTCCTGCAGCCAGTTACGTCGGTCTTCCGAACGTTTTTTGGCAAGGAGCATATCCATCACGGCGTTGGTTTGCTGTTCGTCTTCGTCGCTGATCGTCAGTTGCACCAGGCGACGCGTGTTCGGATCCAGGGTCGTTTCGCGCAGCTGCATCGGGTTCATTTCGCCCAGCCCTTTAAAGCGCTGCACGTTTGGTTTGCCCTTCTTACGCTTAAGCTGCTCCAGCACGCCCGCCTTCTCTTCTTCCGTCAGCGCGTAGTAAACCTCTTTGCCAAGGTCGATACGGTACAGCGGCGGCAGCGCAACGTGGACGTGGCCGTTTTTCACCAGCGTGCGGAAGTGCTTCACGAACAGCGCGCACAGCAGCGTGGCGATATGCAGACCATCGGAGTCCGCATCCGCGAGGATACAGATCTTGCCGTAGCGCAGCTGGCTCAGATCCTCGCTGTCCGGATCGATACCGATCGCAACGGAGATATCATGCACTTCCTGCGAGGCCAGCACTTCGTCTGAAGAGACTTCCCAGGTGTTCAGGATCTTACCCTTGAGTGGCATGATCGCCTGATATTCACGATCGCGCGCCTGCTTTGCCGACCCGCCCGCCGAGTCCCCTTCCACGAGGAACAGCTCGGTACGGTTGAGATCCTGTGCGGTACAGTCGGCCAGCTTGCCCGGCAGCGCAGGGCCGCTGGTCAGCTTTTTACGCACCACTTTTTTGGCGGCGCGCAGACGACGCTGGGCGCTGGAAATGGCCATTTCAGCCAGCATCTCAGCCGCCTGAACGTTCTGGTTCAGCCACAGGGTAAACGCATCTTTCACCACGCCGGAGACGAACGCCGC is a genomic window containing:
- a CDS encoding YgiW/YdeI family stress tolerance OB fold protein, encoding MKKFAAIAAIMMMTTAPVFAAQGGFTGPSATQTQTQTQQGGFVDNNANLTTAAKVKDLKDDAWVKLRGNITERLSDDRYTFRDESGTVVVEIDHKRWNGVTVTPQDKVELQGKVDKDWNEFEIDVKQVIKLNK
- the lysM gene encoding peptidoglycan-binding protein LysM, whose protein sequence is MGLFNFVKEAGEKLWDNLTDHKGQSDKITEHLKKLNIPGSDKVQVNVTDGKASVTGDGLTQEQKEKIQVAVGNIAGVSEVENNITTTDAKDEATYYTVKSGDTLSAISKTVYGDANQYNKIFEANRPMLSSPDKIYPGQTLRIPKA
- a CDS encoding iron ABC transporter permease, which produces MMRTSLAFLIFAVLLATGAIAHLGIGARLIAPQTVVEALFHFDPRNFDHNVIIKLRLLRLCAAMVTGAALGVAGVLLQSTIRNPLGEPHILGLNAGAALAVVLTSALGMTLPFGRPLIAAAGAAALFLLVLTFSSSGRTGLTPMKVTLCGVAMSAFVSSITATVLILDEQTLLAMRTWLAGDLAGVSGETIAAALWVAGVGFALALWLSPSLNMLALGDRMAQGLGVSLLKTRLFALLAIALLCGAAVSIAGPIGFIGLVVPQLVRRLVSVDLRVMVPLSALCGALVLLLADIAARTLFSPWELATGIMTALVGAPVFIFMASRMFK
- the qseB gene encoding two-component system response regulator QseB; translation: MRILLVEDDRLIGDGIKAGLSKLGFSVDWFTDGKTGQAALASAPYDAVVLDLTLPELDGLDILRAWRESGRSEPVLILTARDALNQRVEGLRLGADDYLCKPFALIEVAARLEALVRRSHGQTRSELRHGKVTLDPASLIATLEGETVTLKPKEFALLELLMRNAGRVLPRKLIEEKLYTWDDDVSSNAVEVHVHHLRRKLGSEFIRTVHGIGYTLGDA
- a CDS encoding antibiotic biosynthesis monooxygenase, coding for MLTVIAEIRTRPGQHHRQAVLDQFAKIIPTVLKEEGCHGYAPMVDAATDASFQSTAPDSIIMVEQWETVAHLEAHLQTAHMKAWSDAVKGDVLETHIRILEQGV
- the qseC gene encoding two-component system sensor histidine kinase QseC, which produces MKLSLKLRLTLLFLALSLTAWFAASLVAWQQTTHKLDKLFDTQQMLFAKRLLTMDLDEIRAPERMREVPKKAKHGHLDDDALAFAIYASDGTMILNDGENGRDIPYHYRRDGFDDGRLQDDNDEWRFLWLTSPDGKYRVVVGQEWEYRQDMALDVVSSQLTPWLVALPVMLLLLIVLLSRELKPLKKLAQTLRSRSPDATDALHTQDVPAEVRPLLDSLNHLFARTQEMMARERRFTSDAAHELRSPLAALKVQTDVAQLSQDDPQAQEKALAQLHAGIDRASRLVDQLLTLSRLDSLDSLDGVEQIAMADLLQSAVMDIYPSAQQAGIDIRLNINAPEVTRTGQQLLLSLLARNLLDNATRYSPCGSVVDVTLNTRSFTVRDNGPGISPDALARLGERFYRPPGQDATGSGLGLSIVKRIAALHGMRVSLGNAPEGGFDVKVSW
- a CDS encoding MurR/RpiR family transcriptional regulator, whose product is MSRKVDLFGDRLRSRSHQLTPRLLQVARYINENREAVMEQTAMEIATLLKTSDATVVRAIQALGFAGLRDLKQTLEQWFGPVVTSSEKISTTVNTLTSDVNASIDFVLEGHQHTCEVLSEPHNRFAMAQAVSLLAQARQVAIFGIGASGILAEYTARLFSRMGLPATPLNRTGIGLAEQLIGLQRGDVLIMMAQKSAHREGQTTLREAKRLGIPTILLTNATDSRFSKEASVVIHVPRGGEKGKIPLHGTVLLCLEMIILSVASTEPQRTIKSMKRINELHRGLKPGKKSS
- a CDS encoding iron ABC transporter permease; this encodes MNRAGLRALRVGAFSALVRPKALAYLAVLTLAACLLVGFGLTHGSLPIPTSAIGRALFYPESLTAEARYIVMDIRLPRLLMAALCGGMLGMAGAAMQSITRNGLADPGLIGVKEGCSAAVLLLIFQFPALGLAWRPLVGMAGGLLTALLVMALARDISRPRFILIGIGVSWVFAAAMGVFMTTADVRDVQTAMLWLAGSLHAANWTLVCIAAVWTLPAFALLLLTARAADVALLGNHVAAGLGVRTQRLALLRVLAPVVLTAACVSCVGSIGFVGLIAPHMARLLLRGGQTALLTGSAVLGALLVLLADNVGRLAFLPLQLPAGIVISLIGGPFFLLLLWQRRDRF
- a CDS encoding iron-siderophore ABC transporter substrate-binding protein — protein: MRILFSMLLLVGFAASAAEPTQTFTDDLNRKVVVPVHPKRIVSLHDLDITIPLIELGVPPVASHGRTRPDGSHFLRSSGMLTGVDFDNSDIKFIGTADIDIEAIAAAKPDLIVTEPTRNTPVEQLEKIAPTVSIDHLDGGAPEIYRKLAQLTGTQARLRILERRYQEQIKALKATIDTRKVSMSVIQANQGKINAMHSYHSLGRVLRDAGFTFPPLIESIPEGGRIDVSAERLPELDADFVFATWRGDTGGKPQDELAAMDAVMPGWCQFLNACRTGHYVLISREEAISNSFASLGLMAAQVQSHIAGRPLPEASR
- a CDS encoding NAD(P)H-dependent oxidoreductase, which encodes MSNILIINGAKEFAHSKGQLNDTLTEVADGFLRDAGHDVKVVRADSNYDVKAEVQNFLWADVVIWQMPGWWMGAPWTVKKYMDDVFTEGHGSLYASDGRTRSDASKKYGSGGLIQGKKYMLSLTWNAPLEAFTEKDQFFEGVGVDGAYLPFHKANQFLGMDPLPTFIVNDVIKMPDVPSYIAEYRKHLAKIFA